Proteins encoded within one genomic window of Thalassospira sp. TSL5-1:
- a CDS encoding endo alpha-1,4 polygalactosaminidase translates to MLIMVSALALRPAGFTRRHQSETASGWRLFSRSFFLAGLMAGLMISSLPFHANAQQLEPFVPPANSLSNSPDVGDNKDEDDSKPKRDFAEEMRKMIVSLSRWAKNQRSDFSIIAMNGLDLTTFIEPGLFVTKSDAKPARNFIRALDGFLVEAPRYGRDGYNKETAEGEVKYDQQYLERLSNTGMRFFMLDYTDKMENIRKSRQNLKDLDPLYYAAPPPDMQLSALAKVPSTPFNENPFVIDTIHKARNYAMVIDSAPFGNKDAYVNALANTNYDILILDAFHRGTVPLTFDDMRKLRYKKLGTPRLLLAYVDVGTAQTYRYYWRADWRAGSPDFISSASNTGRWGQENHVYYWEPQWQNIIFGNANSYVAGLMQLGFDGIVIDGVDDYRWWADQ, encoded by the coding sequence ATGCTGATCATGGTTTCCGCCCTTGCGCTCCGCCCCGCCGGGTTTACCCGTCGTCATCAAAGTGAAACAGCATCTGGCTGGCGATTGTTTTCGCGCAGTTTTTTTCTTGCTGGCCTGATGGCAGGATTAATGATCAGTTCGCTGCCTTTTCATGCGAATGCGCAGCAACTTGAACCCTTTGTTCCGCCAGCCAACAGCCTGTCCAACAGCCCGGATGTGGGCGACAACAAAGACGAAGATGATTCCAAACCAAAGCGTGATTTTGCCGAAGAAATGCGCAAAATGATCGTCTCGCTAAGCCGCTGGGCCAAAAATCAGCGAAGCGATTTTTCGATCATCGCCATGAACGGGTTGGACCTCACGACATTTATTGAACCGGGGCTGTTTGTTACCAAGTCCGATGCCAAACCAGCCCGTAATTTCATCCGCGCGCTGGACGGTTTTCTGGTCGAGGCCCCGCGTTACGGACGCGATGGTTACAACAAGGAAACCGCCGAAGGCGAGGTCAAATATGATCAGCAATATCTGGAACGCCTGTCAAATACCGGCATGCGGTTTTTCATGCTTGATTATACCGACAAGATGGAAAACATCCGCAAATCACGCCAGAATCTGAAAGACCTTGACCCGCTTTATTACGCAGCCCCGCCCCCGGACATGCAGCTTTCAGCACTAGCAAAGGTGCCTTCGACACCGTTTAACGAAAACCCCTTTGTCATTGATACGATCCACAAGGCGCGCAATTACGCAATGGTGATCGACAGCGCCCCATTTGGCAATAAAGACGCCTATGTCAATGCGCTGGCCAACACCAATTACGACATCCTGATCCTGGATGCCTTTCACCGTGGCACGGTTCCGCTGACTTTTGATGACATGCGAAAATTGCGCTACAAAAAACTTGGCACGCCCCGATTGCTGCTGGCTTATGTCGATGTTGGAACGGCACAAACCTACCGCTATTACTGGCGGGCGGACTGGCGCGCCGGATCGCCCGATTTTATCAGCAGTGCCAGCAACACGGGCCGGTGGGGCCAGGAAAACCATGTTTATTACTGGGAACCACAATGGCAAAACATCATTTTTGGCAATGCCAACAGTTACGTCGCCGGCCTGATGCAGCTTGGTTTTGACGGCATTGTCATCGACGGCGTTGACGATTATCGATGGTGGGCTGACCAGTAA
- a CDS encoding 2-hydroxychromene-2-carboxylate isomerase has protein sequence MSKVITHYFFVPSPWAFLGLQRAMEIAKRHNASLDHRPVDPAEIFKHGGGVPLHQRPIPRQQYRMVELKRWRKFLDIPLNESPKFFPVDGSLAAGTMIAAKRDGHDISNLIMAIMEDIWVNDRNVAAPDTIASALARTGLDGKYLEQAHDQTVTHTFKSYTEDAKTLNIFGAPTYFVDDEMFWGQDRLDFVDRALSEAE, from the coding sequence GTGTCCAAGGTTATAACCCACTATTTCTTTGTCCCTTCGCCCTGGGCCTTTTTAGGCCTTCAGCGGGCAATGGAGATTGCCAAACGCCATAATGCCTCACTCGATCATCGCCCGGTGGACCCGGCCGAGATTTTCAAACATGGTGGCGGTGTTCCCTTGCATCAGCGTCCGATCCCGCGTCAGCAATACCGGATGGTCGAACTCAAACGCTGGCGCAAGTTTCTGGATATTCCCTTAAATGAAAGCCCGAAATTCTTTCCGGTGGATGGCTCATTGGCAGCAGGAACCATGATTGCCGCCAAGCGTGACGGCCACGATATTTCAAACCTGATTATGGCCATCATGGAAGATATCTGGGTAAACGACCGTAATGTTGCCGCCCCCGACACCATTGCCAGCGCCCTGGCGCGCACTGGTCTTGACGGTAAATATCTCGAACAGGCGCATGACCAGACCGTTACCCATACCTTCAAAAGCTATACCGAAGATGCCAAAACCCTCAACATCTTTGGTGCCCCGACCTATTTTGTCGATGACGAAATGTTCTGGGGACAGGACAGGCTGGACTTTGTCGACCGCGCGCTCTCGGAAGCCGAATGA
- a CDS encoding UDP-glucose/GDP-mannose dehydrogenase family protein, with translation MHVAMIGTGYVGLVSGACFSEFGTDVICVDKDASKIERLEQGIMPIYEPGLDVLVENNVKAGRLHFTTDLKKGVKDADVVFIAVGTPTRRGDGHADLSYVYAAAEEIAEAMDGFTVIVTKSTVPVGTGREVERIIRAKRPDAEFAVVSNPEFLREGSAIGDFMRPDRVVIGTSNERARAVMSDLYRPLYLIETPIVFTTRETSEMIKYAANTFLAAKITFINEIADLCEKVGADVHDVARGIGLDGRIGKKFLHPGPGYGGSCFPKDTLALVRTAQEHNSPLRIIETVVSVNDSRKKAMADRIIAACGGSVTGKTIGILGLAFKPNTDDMRDSPSLDVVPALIAAGANVRAYDPEAMEEAAKLLDGLTFCEGAFETIEGADAMVIMTEWNEFRGLNLKRVKAALKSPVVVDLRNVYEPREMKENGFDYSCIGRGTIGGN, from the coding sequence ATGCATGTTGCAATGATTGGCACCGGTTATGTCGGTTTGGTATCCGGGGCCTGCTTTTCCGAGTTCGGTACGGACGTCATTTGTGTTGATAAAGACGCCTCCAAGATCGAACGTCTTGAGCAGGGCATTATGCCAATTTATGAGCCGGGGCTTGATGTTCTGGTTGAAAATAACGTCAAGGCGGGCCGACTGCATTTTACCACCGACCTTAAAAAGGGGGTTAAAGATGCAGATGTCGTTTTCATTGCGGTGGGAACGCCAACGCGCCGTGGCGATGGGCATGCCGATTTAAGCTATGTTTATGCTGCGGCAGAAGAAATTGCCGAGGCAATGGATGGTTTTACCGTTATCGTGACCAAGTCTACCGTGCCGGTGGGGACCGGGCGCGAGGTCGAGCGGATTATTCGCGCCAAGCGACCGGATGCGGAATTTGCCGTGGTGTCCAACCCGGAATTTCTGCGTGAAGGGTCGGCAATTGGCGATTTCATGCGCCCGGATCGCGTAGTTATCGGTACCAGCAATGAACGTGCCCGCGCGGTGATGTCCGACCTTTACCGTCCGCTTTATCTGATCGAAACGCCGATTGTTTTCACCACCCGCGAAACCTCGGAAATGATCAAATATGCGGCCAATACCTTTTTGGCAGCCAAGATCACCTTCATTAATGAAATTGCTGATCTGTGTGAAAAAGTGGGTGCCGATGTGCATGACGTGGCACGCGGGATTGGCCTTGATGGGCGTATTGGCAAAAAGTTCCTGCATCCCGGGCCGGGCTATGGCGGGTCGTGCTTCCCCAAGGACACGCTTGCTCTTGTTCGCACCGCACAGGAACATAATTCGCCGCTGCGCATTATTGAAACTGTGGTTTCTGTCAATGACAGCCGCAAAAAGGCAATGGCGGATCGTATTATCGCGGCCTGCGGCGGTTCTGTTACGGGCAAAACCATCGGTATTCTTGGTTTGGCATTTAAACCCAACACAGACGATATGCGCGATTCACCCAGCCTGGACGTCGTTCCGGCATTGATTGCCGCTGGTGCCAATGTTCGGGCCTATGACCCCGAAGCAATGGAAGAGGCGGCAAAGCTGCTTGATGGCCTGACATTCTGCGAAGGTGCCTTTGAGACGATTGAAGGTGCGGATGCGATGGTCATTATGACGGAATGGAACGAGTTCCGCGGGCTGAATTTGAAACGCGTGAAAGCTGCTTTGAAATCACCGGTGGTGGTGGATTTGCGTAATGTGTACGAGCCGCGCGAAATGAAAGAAAACGGCTTTGACTATAGCTGTATCGGTCGCGGCACAATCGGAGGCAATTAA
- a CDS encoding bacterioferritin-associated ferredoxin, which translates to MFVCVCNALNQGDVKRAATDGNATRPAEVFRFHGCKPQCGKCACHMRAELNRHCCSDGGQDQVVANVAADQAIAAE; encoded by the coding sequence ATGTTTGTATGTGTTTGTAATGCCCTTAACCAGGGCGATGTAAAACGTGCTGCGACGGATGGCAATGCGACGCGTCCGGCAGAGGTTTTCCGTTTTCACGGCTGCAAACCACAATGTGGTAAATGTGCCTGTCACATGCGGGCAGAACTGAACCGTCATTGCTGTTCGGATGGCGGGCAGGATCAGGTGGTTGCCAATGTTGCCGCTGATCAGGCGATTGCAGCGGAATAG
- the pgmG gene encoding phosphoglucomutase/phosphomannomutase PgmG, producing MTASDGHKFDPSMLREYDVRGVVGKTLHAEDAHALGRAFGTMVRRSGGQRVAVGRDGRLSSPELADALIKGIRATGCDVLRIGRGPTPMLYFTVYNQKTDAGIMVTGSHNPPDYNGFKMLNAGKSVFGEAIQELGKIAANGDFEVGAGGLDDIDIEERYIDRLVEELDVDVAKPMTIVWDCGNGAAGDVVRRLTDKLPGTHHLLFDEIDGTFPNHHPDPTVEANLVDLKAAVAKHNADWGVAFDGDGDRIGVVDGQGRVLWGDQLLQIYAADVLERVPGGAIIADVKASQTLFDEVTRLGGNAIMWKTGHSLIKTKMIEEKAPIAGEMSGHIFFAERYYGYDDATYAAVRLYRILVQSGKSLDTWRDAMPVAVNTPETRIECTDDRKFALIEEVRDRLASTDAEVDGIDGVRVKSDDGWWLLRASNTQPAIVARCEAADEAGLERLKAQVTAQLQKSGLESDDFFAPGGGH from the coding sequence ATGACCGCTTCGGATGGCCATAAATTCGACCCGTCCATGCTGCGCGAATACGATGTGCGCGGTGTTGTTGGCAAAACCCTGCATGCTGAAGATGCCCATGCTCTTGGGCGGGCATTTGGCACAATGGTTCGGCGCAGCGGTGGGCAGCGTGTGGCTGTTGGCCGTGACGGGCGCTTGAGCTCGCCCGAGCTGGCCGATGCCCTGATCAAGGGTATTCGCGCGACGGGCTGTGATGTTTTGCGCATTGGGCGAGGCCCGACGCCGATGCTGTATTTCACGGTTTATAACCAGAAAACCGATGCCGGCATCATGGTGACGGGGTCGCATAACCCGCCGGATTATAATGGCTTTAAAATGCTGAATGCCGGTAAATCGGTGTTTGGTGAGGCGATCCAGGAACTGGGCAAAATTGCTGCAAACGGTGATTTTGAAGTCGGTGCCGGTGGTCTGGATGATATTGACATCGAAGAACGTTATATCGACCGTCTGGTCGAGGAATTGGATGTTGATGTTGCCAAACCGATGACCATTGTCTGGGATTGCGGTAATGGTGCTGCGGGTGATGTGGTTCGCCGTCTGACGGACAAGTTGCCGGGCACGCATCATCTGCTGTTTGACGAAATTGATGGCACCTTTCCCAATCATCACCCTGATCCGACGGTTGAAGCCAACCTGGTGGATTTGAAGGCGGCTGTTGCCAAACACAATGCCGATTGGGGTGTTGCCTTTGATGGTGACGGCGACCGTATCGGTGTTGTTGACGGGCAGGGGCGTGTTCTTTGGGGCGATCAGCTTTTGCAGATTTATGCGGCTGACGTGCTGGAGCGTGTTCCCGGTGGTGCCATCATTGCAGATGTGAAGGCTAGTCAGACCCTGTTTGATGAAGTTACCCGTTTGGGCGGTAACGCCATCATGTGGAAAACGGGTCATTCCCTGATCAAAACCAAAATGATCGAGGAAAAGGCACCGATTGCGGGCGAAATGAGCGGGCATATCTTCTTTGCCGAACGGTATTACGGCTATGACGATGCCACCTATGCCGCCGTTCGTTTGTATCGCATTCTGGTGCAAAGCGGCAAAAGCCTTGATACCTGGCGCGATGCCATGCCGGTGGCCGTCAATACTCCGGAAACCCGTATTGAATGCACCGATGATCGTAAATTTGCCCTGATCGAAGAAGTGCGGGACCGTTTGGCCAGCACCGATGCCGAAGTTGATGGCATTGATGGTGTTCGCGTTAAAAGTGATGATGGCTGGTGGCTGCTTCGTGCATCCAATACCCAGCCTGCCATTGTCGCTCGCTGTGAAGCCGCAGACGAAGCCGGGCTGGAGCGTTTGAAAGCGCAAGTAACCGCACAGCTTCAGAAAAGCGGTCTTGAAAGCGACGATTTCTTTGCCCCCGGTGGGGGACATTAA
- a CDS encoding molecular chaperone DnaJ, producing MQWVILGFGLFVATGFLVRWLANAKPSDIRYIGFGLIALVLVLLGLWLLLTGKLAAMFAALVAAIPFLFRVLKFGLIWPFFKRMFGAARYQGRGTHQNGTGRGGARKGRFSEIRTQFLVMQLEHETGRLSGSVISGSLTGQDLDGLGLDALQHLYVECCSAQDQSRTVLETYLDRRSDCQDWRNWDCVGRAQGSSSRQEQQGGSSGSRSEGMDVTEARKILGLGENPSRAEINRAYQTLIKAVHPDHGGSDYLASRVNAARQLLLKNCGD from the coding sequence ATGCAATGGGTGATTTTGGGCTTTGGTCTTTTTGTGGCGACCGGCTTTCTTGTGCGCTGGCTGGCCAATGCAAAGCCGTCTGACATTCGCTATATCGGATTTGGTCTGATTGCCCTGGTGTTGGTGTTGCTCGGGCTTTGGTTGTTATTGACCGGCAAGCTTGCTGCTATGTTTGCGGCCCTTGTTGCCGCCATACCATTTCTTTTTCGTGTCCTCAAATTTGGCTTAATATGGCCATTTTTCAAAAGGATGTTCGGTGCTGCCCGATATCAGGGCAGGGGAACACACCAAAACGGTACTGGTCGTGGCGGTGCCCGAAAGGGACGTTTCTCTGAGATCAGGACGCAGTTTCTGGTGATGCAGCTTGAGCATGAAACAGGCCGCCTTTCAGGATCGGTGATTTCCGGTTCGCTGACAGGGCAGGATTTGGATGGTCTGGGACTTGACGCGCTGCAGCATTTGTATGTTGAATGTTGCAGCGCACAAGATCAAAGCCGTACAGTGCTTGAGACGTATCTTGATCGTCGTAGCGATTGTCAGGACTGGCGGAACTGGGACTGTGTCGGGCGGGCTCAAGGAAGCTCGTCGAGGCAGGAGCAACAAGGAGGCAGTAGCGGATCTCGTTCTGAGGGAATGGATGTCACCGAAGCCCGTAAAATTTTGGGACTGGGAGAAAATCCCAGCCGCGCCGAGATCAATCGCGCCTATCAAACGTTAATCAAGGCGGTACACCCTGATCACGGCGGTTCGGACTATTTGGCATCACGGGTCAATGCGGCGCGACAGCTATTGTTAAAAAACTGTGGCGATTGA
- a CDS encoding NAD(P)/FAD-dependent oxidoreductase, which translates to MTFDIETIVVGAGVVGLACARALAQSGREVMIIERHDAIGTETSSRNSEVIHAGIYYPKGSLKAKLCISGKQALYRYCADRGINHRNTGKLIVATHDAQIDALRQIEKHAIGNGVTDLTWRSAEEIHEREPAVKCVAALESPSTGIIDSHDLMVSLLGDAEIAGATLALNTDVIAGRHENGLHILQTRDVAGEEMEISCKELVIAGGLHSQTLANNYSGLARQTVPPQHYARGIYFTLGGKSPFSTLIYPAPEQAGLGIHLTLDLGGQARFGPDVEWIDQPDYTVNDARRSLFADAIRRYYPDLDEAALQPGYAGIRPKIQSKGEPARDFLISGPDDHGVDGLITLYGIESPGLTASMAIGDYVCAKLSSLPVKKAAC; encoded by the coding sequence ATGACGTTTGATATCGAAACCATTGTTGTAGGTGCGGGCGTTGTGGGCCTCGCCTGTGCACGCGCCTTGGCGCAAAGCGGGCGTGAGGTCATGATTATTGAACGTCATGACGCCATTGGTACCGAAACCAGTTCGCGTAACAGCGAAGTCATTCATGCTGGAATTTATTACCCAAAAGGCAGCCTGAAGGCCAAATTGTGCATAAGTGGCAAACAGGCACTTTATCGCTATTGCGCGGATCGCGGCATTAACCATCGCAATACCGGCAAACTGATTGTCGCTACCCACGATGCACAGATTGATGCCTTGCGCCAAATCGAAAAACACGCAATCGGCAATGGCGTTACCGACCTTACCTGGCGTAGCGCAGAAGAAATTCACGAGCGCGAACCTGCTGTCAAATGTGTTGCCGCCCTTGAAAGCCCATCTACCGGGATTATTGACTCACACGATTTAATGGTCTCGCTTCTGGGCGATGCCGAAATTGCCGGGGCCACCCTTGCCCTAAATACCGACGTTATTGCCGGTCGCCATGAAAATGGTTTGCACATTCTTCAAACCCGTGATGTCGCGGGTGAAGAAATGGAAATTTCCTGCAAGGAACTGGTGATTGCGGGGGGATTGCACAGCCAGACACTGGCCAATAACTATTCCGGCCTTGCCCGCCAAACTGTACCACCACAACATTATGCGCGCGGCATCTATTTCACGCTGGGCGGCAAAAGCCCGTTTTCAACCCTGATCTATCCGGCCCCGGAACAGGCCGGGCTTGGCATTCACCTGACCCTTGACCTTGGCGGGCAGGCGCGCTTTGGCCCCGATGTTGAATGGATTGACCAGCCCGACTACACCGTTAACGATGCCCGGCGCAGCCTGTTTGCGGATGCCATTCGCCGCTATTATCCCGACCTGGATGAAGCAGCGTTACAGCCGGGCTATGCCGGTATCCGTCCCAAAATCCAGTCCAAAGGTGAACCGGCACGCGACTTCCTGATTTCCGGGCCCGATGATCATGGTGTTGATGGGTTGATAACGCTTTACGGCATTGAATCGCCCGGGCTGACGGCATCAATGGCGATCGGGGATTATGTCTGTGCTAAACTCAGTTCTTTACCGGTAAAAAAGGCTGCATGCTGA
- the galU gene encoding UTP--glucose-1-phosphate uridylyltransferase GalU, which yields MTKRIKKAVFPVAGMGTRFLPATKAMPKEMLPVVDKPLIQYAVDEAIAAGIEEFIFVTGRGKTAIEDHFDRSAELEAILMERGKHDALEAALAMIPEHGRVTYTRQGNPLGLGHAVLCAKSLIGDEPFVVLLADDLIQSQTPCMKQMVESYGRTGGNMVAVMDVPREETKRYGVLEVEGTNGRLVSACGMVEKPDPKDAPSTLSAIGRYILDPGIFDVLESIPRGAGNEIQLTDALAAMIGKVPFYGYRFEGQRFDCGNKVGFLKATLAFALERPDLRDDMKALIQEFAQGDAAK from the coding sequence ATGACCAAGCGAATTAAAAAGGCGGTTTTCCCGGTTGCGGGCATGGGGACCCGGTTTTTGCCTGCAACCAAGGCAATGCCCAAGGAAATGCTGCCGGTTGTTGACAAGCCGCTGATCCAGTATGCGGTGGATGAAGCGATTGCGGCGGGCATTGAAGAATTCATTTTCGTGACAGGGCGTGGCAAAACTGCGATCGAGGATCACTTTGACCGTTCGGCCGAACTTGAAGCGATCCTGATGGAGCGCGGCAAGCATGATGCCCTTGAGGCCGCCTTGGCAATGATCCCGGAACATGGCCGTGTGACATATACCCGTCAGGGGAACCCGCTGGGCCTTGGCCATGCCGTTTTGTGTGCAAAGTCGCTGATTGGTGATGAACCTTTTGTGGTTCTGCTGGCCGACGACCTTATCCAGTCGCAAACGCCCTGCATGAAGCAGATGGTTGAAAGCTATGGTCGCACGGGCGGCAATATGGTTGCCGTGATGGATGTGCCGCGCGAAGAAACCAAACGTTATGGCGTGCTTGAAGTAGAAGGGACCAATGGTCGCCTTGTTAGCGCCTGTGGGATGGTCGAAAAACCGGACCCCAAAGACGCACCTTCCACGCTGTCGGCGATTGGGCGTTATATTCTGGATCCGGGGATTTTTGATGTTCTGGAATCCATCCCGCGTGGTGCGGGGAATGAAATTCAGCTGACCGATGCGCTGGCGGCCATGATCGGTAAGGTGCCTTTCTATGGCTATCGTTTTGAAGGCCAGCGTTTTGATTGTGGGAATAAGGTTGGCTTCCTTAAGGCGACCCTTGCCTTTGCCTTGGAGCGCCCGGATTTGCGCGACGATATGAAGGCGCTTATTCAGGAATTCGCACAAGGCGACGCTGCGAAATAA
- a CDS encoding Glu/Leu/Phe/Val dehydrogenase dimerization domain-containing protein produces MSIFSDPAFDNHEQVVFASDRETGLKAIIAVHNTHLGPSLGGCRMWPYASEQDAIHDVLRLSRGMTYKSALVNLPLGGGKSVIIGDPRTQKTPELFRAVGRAVERLNGRYIVAEDVGTSPADMAEIARQTHHVGGINDGKDPARTGDPSPFTAYGVFIGLKEAVKHKTGNDDLKDMRVAVQGLGNVGFHLCELLHNAGAELIVADINASAVDRAVDRFGAKAVSVDEILSVNADVLAPCALGGIINDTSIASLKAGIIAGAANNQLEADRHGDILREMGVLYAPDYVINAGGVVEVHYCREGRPVSETNRHIEGIGATVREIFERADRENKSTSFIADRLAEERFGKKA; encoded by the coding sequence ATGTCCATTTTTTCCGATCCCGCCTTTGATAATCATGAACAGGTTGTTTTTGCCAGCGACCGCGAAACCGGCTTGAAAGCCATTATCGCTGTTCACAACACCCATCTTGGCCCTTCGTTGGGCGGATGCCGTATGTGGCCCTATGCCAGCGAACAGGATGCCATTCACGATGTTTTGCGCCTGTCGCGCGGCATGACCTATAAATCGGCCCTGGTTAATCTGCCGCTTGGGGGCGGTAAATCCGTTATCATCGGTGATCCGCGCACCCAGAAAACGCCGGAGCTGTTTCGCGCTGTCGGCCGGGCGGTCGAACGTCTTAATGGTCGTTATATCGTCGCCGAAGATGTTGGCACCAGCCCCGCCGATATGGCTGAAATTGCCCGTCAGACACACCATGTTGGCGGCATCAATGATGGCAAGGACCCAGCGCGCACTGGCGATCCCTCGCCTTTTACCGCCTATGGCGTGTTTATCGGCCTGAAAGAAGCCGTCAAACACAAAACCGGCAATGATGACCTTAAGGATATGCGCGTCGCCGTGCAGGGTCTGGGCAATGTCGGTTTTCACCTTTGCGAGCTGTTGCACAATGCCGGCGCCGAGCTGATTGTTGCCGATATCAATGCCAGCGCGGTTGATCGGGCGGTTGACCGGTTTGGGGCCAAAGCTGTTTCCGTTGATGAAATCCTGTCGGTCAATGCAGATGTTTTGGCTCCCTGCGCGCTGGGTGGCATCATCAACGACACCTCGATTGCCAGCCTGAAGGCCGGGATTATTGCCGGGGCGGCAAACAACCAGCTTGAAGCAGACCGCCACGGCGACATTTTGCGCGAAATGGGTGTGTTATATGCGCCGGATTACGTCATTAATGCCGGTGGCGTCGTCGAGGTGCATTACTGCCGCGAAGGTCGCCCGGTTAGCGAAACAAACCGCCATATTGAAGGGATTGGCGCAACAGTGCGCGAAATCTTTGAACGGGCGGACCGGGAAAACAAATCAACCAGCTTTATCGCCGACCGCCTGGCCGAGGAACGTTTTGGCAAAAAGGCATAA
- a CDS encoding division plane positioning ATPase MipZ, whose translation MTEIKGQGDAQSTGGRAKRAHVIVIGNEKGGSGKSTTAMHLIVALLKMDFSVGSLDIDARQGTLTRYVENRQAFNQARGLSLKMPVHYPVYKSEDNDATAAKHDERDRFTRALGELVLNHDFVVMDCPGSDNYLSRLAHACADTLITPINDSYIDLDMLARIDPETLEVKGPSLYAEMVWDARKRRAAVDGGSIDWIVMRNRLSHLDARNKRDIAEIIDKLASRIHFRVAPGFGERVIYRELFLNGLTLLDLREKGIGITLSMSHMAARQEVRQLLEVIGFTPADGEELPI comes from the coding sequence ATGACCGAAATCAAGGGACAGGGCGACGCACAATCCACAGGCGGACGCGCGAAACGCGCGCATGTCATTGTCATTGGCAATGAAAAGGGCGGGTCGGGCAAATCGACAACAGCGATGCACCTGATTGTTGCCTTGCTGAAAATGGATTTTTCCGTCGGTTCGCTGGATATTGACGCCCGGCAGGGCACATTGACCCGATATGTCGAAAACCGTCAGGCCTTTAATCAGGCACGCGGACTTTCGCTCAAGATGCCGGTTCATTATCCGGTTTATAAAAGCGAGGATAATGACGCAACCGCCGCCAAGCATGATGAACGGGACAGATTTACCCGTGCCCTGGGTGAGCTGGTGTTGAACCATGACTTTGTCGTCATGGATTGCCCCGGCAGTGACAATTATCTCTCGCGGTTGGCCCACGCCTGTGCCGATACCCTGATTACCCCGATCAATGACAGTTACATCGATTTGGATATGCTCGCACGGATTGACCCGGAGACATTGGAAGTCAAGGGGCCAAGCCTGTATGCGGAAATGGTGTGGGATGCCCGCAAGCGCCGTGCTGCGGTTGATGGCGGGTCTATTGACTGGATTGTGATGCGCAATCGTTTGTCACATCTTGATGCCCGTAATAAGCGTGATATCGCCGAAATCATCGACAAGCTGGCAAGCCGCATTCATTTTCGGGTTGCGCCGGGTTTTGGTGAACGTGTGATTTATCGTGAACTGTTCCTGAATGGCCTAACGCTTCTTGATTTGCGTGAAAAGGGCATCGGTATTACGCTGAGCATGTCGCACATGGCGGCCCGTCAGGAAGTTCGGCAATTGCTTGAGGTTATTGGCTTTACACCGGCTGACGGCGAAGAGTTACCGATTTGA